CACAATCCCTCGCTGCACGAGTTGCGCGGCGACAGGAGCGAGGAAGGTAATCACCAGAGCTCCCGGGCCCAGCACCAGGCCGGCGTCGAGCGCACGATATCCATACAGGCTCTGCAGGATCTGCGGGATCATCGTTGTCGTTGCGAAGAGGCCTACGCCGAAGATGAAATAAAAGGCGCAGGCAATCGCGAAGTTCCGGTTTGCAAGCATATGGAACTCCACGATGGGATCTGGTGTGCGCAGCTCCCACCAGATGGCAGTCCCCCAGCAAACCACAGCGATTGCAAACAGCCAACTGATCGTTGTGCTGCCAAACCAGTCGTCGATCTGGCCGCGGTCGAGCACCAGCTCAAGCGCAGCCGAGCCGATGCCGATCAGAGCAATACCAACGCCATCGACCTTGCCGCCGCCCTGCGCCTTCAACTTGCGGCGCTCCTCCTCAAAGGCTGGGGGATCGTGCACAAAACGCTCTGTCAGAAACAGGCTCAACGCGCCGATAGGGATGTTGATGAAGAAGACCCAGCGCCAGTTGAAGTTGTCGGTAATCCAGCCGCCGAGAACAGGACCGATTGCCGGCGCTGTGACGATGGCGACGGTATAAAGCGCAAAAGCACTGGCGCGCTTCGCAGGCGGGAAGGTGTCGACCAGAATCGCCTGCTCTACCGGAGCGAGCCCCCCGCCTGCAATTCCCTGCAGCACACGCGCGATCAGAATCACGTTCAGGCTGGGCGCGATACCGCAGAAGAAGCTGGTGACGGTAAAGAGCACCACGCAGAGCATGTAATAGGTCTTGCGGCCGAAGACGCG
This genomic window from Terriglobus albidus contains:
- a CDS encoding DHA2 family efflux MFS transporter permease subunit, with protein sequence MAENRRQVNPWVVALTVTIATFMELLDTSIANVALPHIAGGLGRSFDEVTWILTTYLVANAVVLPMSAWLSRVFGRKTYYMLCVVLFTVTSFFCGIAPSLNVILIARVLQGIAGGGLAPVEQAILVDTFPPAKRASAFALYTVAIVTAPAIGPVLGGWITDNFNWRWVFFINIPIGALSLFLTERFVHDPPAFEEERRKLKAQGGGKVDGVGIALIGIGSAALELVLDRGQIDDWFGSTTISWLFAIAVVCWGTAIWWELRTPDPIVEFHMLANRNFAIACAFYFIFGVGLFATTTMIPQILQSLYGYRALDAGLVLGPGALVITFLAPVAAQLVQRGIVHPRMMIGASLTVVAASMFYYSRLTLQSDYFHYAFARAYQGLGYAFLFVPLTVLAYSQLRPDQNNKASSLTNLFRNWGGSFGVSFVTTMSERRQNFHEDRLSAYFSSSSDALQQNVRQVSSYLQIHGYSVADATRGAYAQLYAQFEAHTRMLGFMDCFRLMGWITLLAAPLVLLAKHFRAGGKAPAGH